The following are encoded in a window of Deinococcus roseus genomic DNA:
- a CDS encoding carbohydrate ABC transporter permease, whose product MTTNHTPVPRTSSRPRKGGWESQWVGLLFVLPFMIGLTVLFIGPILAVPIMSLYNWVLPRAPEWIGLGNYARMGTDREVLHSVWVTVLFVVMLVPTNIILALGLALLLNVKAKALGFFRMALFSPVVVPLVAWALVWRFVLQPDFGLVNVLLGKLGIQGPNWLFEAPWALIAVVVCLVIEHVGMNMLIFLGALQNVPAEVHEAAKIDGANSSQTFFKVTLPLMSPTVFLTVIVTLIGALKSFAPIYVLTGGSDATSVLMVQMWKQGFKYFDFGYASGLSWLIFLVMLTLTWMQWQLRKRWVFYES is encoded by the coding sequence ATGACCACCAACCACACCCCCGTTCCCCGCACCTCCTCCCGCCCCCGCAAAGGGGGCTGGGAATCCCAGTGGGTGGGCCTGCTGTTCGTGCTGCCCTTCATGATCGGACTGACGGTGCTGTTCATCGGGCCGATTCTGGCGGTGCCCATCATGTCCCTGTACAACTGGGTTCTGCCGCGCGCCCCCGAATGGATTGGCCTGGGAAATTACGCACGCATGGGCACCGACCGCGAAGTCCTGCATTCGGTGTGGGTCACCGTGCTCTTTGTGGTGATGCTGGTGCCCACCAACATCATCCTGGCCCTCGGACTGGCCCTCCTGCTCAATGTGAAAGCAAAAGCCCTCGGGTTTTTCCGCATGGCCCTGTTCTCTCCGGTGGTGGTCCCATTGGTGGCCTGGGCGCTGGTCTGGCGCTTTGTGCTGCAACCCGACTTCGGACTGGTCAACGTGCTGCTGGGCAAACTGGGCATCCAGGGACCCAACTGGCTCTTTGAAGCCCCCTGGGCACTCATTGCCGTGGTGGTCTGTCTGGTGATCGAGCACGTCGGAATGAACATGCTGATCTTTCTGGGCGCACTGCAAAACGTGCCTGCAGAGGTGCACGAGGCCGCCAAAATCGACGGGGCCAATTCCAGCCAGACTTTCTTCAAAGTCACGCTGCCCCTGATGTCTCCCACAGTGTTCCTGACCGTGATTGTGACCCTGATTGGAGCACTGAAATCCTTCGCTCCCATCTACGTCCTGACCGGAGGAAGTGACGCCACCAGCGTCCTGATGGTGCAGATGTGGAAACAGGGCTTCAAGTACTTCGATTTCGGTTATGCCTCGGGCCTCTCCTGGCTGATCTTCCTGGTGATGCTGACCCTGACCTGGATGCAATGGCAGCTTCGCAAACGGTGGGTGTTCTATGAATCTTGA
- a CDS encoding carbohydrate ABC transporter permease codes for MNLDRNVNRSSLRVVSNGVYYLVMLLLAVPFLFPTVWMFAASLKSDQEIFQNPLALIPQSISWTNFVRIFHDYPFAAQYFNSVYIAIVVTLCTLVIGALAGYGFARLRFPGKDFMFILCLSAMMLPSEALSIPQFALFKFLGLNNTHIPIILLQIFGGTGALAVFMMRQHFLTLPKELDEAALMDGLDRWGIFWKIMLPLARPVLVATAIFAFLNSWNDYFNPLVYLNSSEQYTLPLGLQTFTDPLGGVFWNLTLAASTLSTLPLLLAFLVAQRQFVQSMVGSGVKG; via the coding sequence ATGAATCTTGATCGGAATGTGAACCGTTCCAGTCTGCGTGTTGTGTCAAACGGGGTTTACTACCTGGTGATGCTGCTTCTGGCTGTGCCCTTCCTGTTCCCGACAGTGTGGATGTTCGCGGCCTCCCTGAAAAGCGATCAGGAGATCTTCCAGAACCCCCTCGCGCTCATTCCCCAGAGCATCAGCTGGACCAACTTCGTTCGCATCTTCCACGACTATCCTTTTGCCGCCCAGTACTTCAACAGCGTCTACATCGCCATTGTGGTCACCCTCTGCACCCTGGTGATCGGAGCACTGGCCGGATACGGATTCGCAAGGCTGCGTTTTCCCGGCAAGGACTTCATGTTCATCCTCTGCCTGTCCGCCATGATGCTGCCCAGCGAAGCCCTCTCCATCCCGCAATTCGCCCTCTTCAAGTTTCTGGGACTGAACAACACCCACATCCCCATCATCCTTTTGCAAATCTTCGGCGGCACAGGAGCGCTGGCGGTCTTCATGATGCGCCAGCACTTCCTGACCCTGCCCAAAGAACTGGACGAGGCTGCCCTGATGGACGGCCTGGACCGCTGGGGGATCTTTTGGAAGATCATGCTCCCCCTGGCCCGTCCAGTTCTGGTGGCTACTGCCATCTTCGCCTTCCTGAACTCCTGGAACGACTACTTCAACCCGCTGGTCTACCTCAACTCCAGCGAACAGTACACCCTCCCCCTCGGCCTGCAGACCTTCACCGACCCTCTGGGCGGCGTGTTCTGGAACCTCACCCTGGCGGCCTCCACCTTATCGACCTTACCTCTCTTGCTGGCCTTTCTGGTGGCGCAACGGCAGTTTGTGCAGTCGATGGTGGGGTCTGGGGTGAAGGGCTAG
- a CDS encoding FAD-dependent oxidoreductase translates to MTHEHSTDILIAGGGLGGVAAALSALALGRKVILTEETDWLGGQLTSQAVPPDEAWWIEESGATASYRRFRELVRRYYREHYPLKPEIAADPFLNPGLGNVSRLCFEPRVGVAVLEQMLAPYRASRQLEVWMQHVPIAAETERDSIQSVTFKSLTTGEHHTVAAKMVLDATELGDLLELAGAEHVIGAESQLQTGELHALEGAANPLDQQAISWCFALDHTEGQDHTIEKPEQYSFWKDYQAPFWPNRQLSWNDLHPITLKPRFRDLFSDPVVQLHKGDFWHYRRIFHKGHYEEGLYPSDITLVNWPQIDYWLGPIIGVSEQEKQQHLKGAMQLSLSLLYWMQTEAPRHDGKGYGYPGLRLRGDITGTEHGLAKSIYVRESRRIQAEFTVLEQHVGVEARKGLSGAEAFQDSVGIGQYRIDLHPSTAGRSYIDVESYPFQIPLGALIPVRMENLLPACKNLGTTHITNGCYRLHPVEWNIGEAAGALAAYCLEKGLKPREVRNTAHHLADFQGVLTLSLGFELQWPEQYRLLASPGF, encoded by the coding sequence ATGACCCATGAACATTCCACAGACATCCTGATTGCCGGAGGCGGCCTGGGCGGTGTTGCAGCGGCCCTCTCTGCCCTCGCACTGGGCCGCAAGGTGATCCTCACCGAAGAAACCGACTGGCTTGGTGGTCAACTCACCAGTCAGGCCGTGCCCCCCGATGAAGCGTGGTGGATCGAGGAATCCGGTGCCACCGCCAGTTACCGCCGTTTCCGTGAGCTGGTGCGCAGGTACTACCGCGAGCATTACCCTTTAAAGCCTGAAATTGCAGCAGATCCTTTCCTGAACCCCGGTCTGGGCAACGTGTCCCGCCTGTGCTTTGAACCCCGTGTGGGTGTGGCCGTGCTGGAACAGATGCTGGCCCCTTACCGGGCGTCCAGGCAACTGGAAGTGTGGATGCAGCATGTCCCCATTGCTGCTGAAACCGAGCGGGATTCCATCCAGAGTGTGACCTTCAAGAGCCTGACCACCGGAGAACACCACACCGTTGCTGCAAAAATGGTGCTGGACGCCACCGAACTCGGGGATCTGCTGGAACTGGCGGGTGCAGAGCATGTGATCGGGGCGGAATCCCAGTTGCAAACCGGAGAACTGCATGCCCTGGAAGGCGCAGCCAACCCGCTGGACCAGCAGGCCATCAGCTGGTGTTTTGCGCTGGACCACACAGAAGGTCAGGACCACACCATCGAGAAACCCGAGCAATACAGTTTCTGGAAAGACTATCAGGCCCCCTTCTGGCCAAACAGACAACTGTCCTGGAACGACCTGCACCCCATCACCCTGAAGCCCCGCTTTCGGGATCTGTTCAGCGATCCGGTGGTGCAACTGCACAAGGGGGATTTCTGGCATTACCGCCGGATCTTCCACAAGGGCCACTATGAGGAGGGCCTTTACCCCAGCGACATCACCCTGGTGAACTGGCCGCAGATCGATTACTGGCTGGGTCCCATCATCGGGGTCAGCGAGCAGGAGAAACAGCAGCACCTGAAAGGGGCCATGCAGCTCAGCCTGTCTCTGCTGTACTGGATGCAGACCGAGGCCCCCAGGCACGATGGCAAGGGATATGGTTATCCTGGTCTTCGCCTCAGGGGAGACATCACTGGAACCGAGCACGGTCTGGCCAAGAGCATCTACGTGCGGGAGTCCCGCAGGATCCAGGCGGAGTTCACGGTGCTGGAGCAGCATGTGGGTGTGGAGGCCCGCAAAGGCCTGTCTGGTGCGGAGGCTTTCCAGGACAGCGTGGGAATCGGGCAGTACCGCATTGACCTGCACCCCTCCACTGCAGGCAGGAGTTACATTGATGTGGAAAGCTATCCTTTCCAGATCCCTCTGGGAGCCCTGATTCCGGTTCGCATGGAGAACCTGCTGCCAGCCTGCAAGAACCTTGGGACCACCCACATCACCAACGGCTGTTACCGCCTGCATCCGGTGGAATGGAACATCGGGGAAGCTGCAGGAGCACTGGCGGCTTACTGTCTGGAAAAAGGACTGAAGCCCCGTGAAGTGCGCAACACCGCTCACCATCTGGCCGATTTCCAGGGTGTCTTGACCCTCAGCCTGGGGTTTGAGTTGCAGTGGCCGGAACAGTACCGTTTGCTGGCCTCTCCGGGGTTCTGA
- a CDS encoding FxLYD domain-containing protein, translated as MLAPKDTSTSSSGSSGSGTLNSAGQTASEPSTPPAAPKDDLELLSAKWSSDGFAGYVIGKVKNNTNHDYGYAQITFNLYDKEGNQIGTAVDNINNLKAGGVWAYKALALAEDVATYEFSEVTGF; from the coding sequence ATGCTGGCACCGAAAGACACGTCTACATCATCTTCTGGATCTTCCGGTTCAGGCACTTTAAATTCTGCTGGTCAGACAGCATCAGAACCGTCAACGCCGCCTGCCGCCCCAAAAGACGATCTGGAGCTTCTTTCTGCAAAATGGAGCAGTGATGGTTTTGCTGGATATGTCATTGGAAAGGTCAAAAACAACACAAACCATGACTATGGCTATGCCCAGATCACTTTCAACCTCTATGACAAAGAAGGGAATCAGATTGGAACAGCCGTGGACAACATCAACAACTTGAAAGCGGGTGGAGTGTGGGCTTACAAAGCTCTTGCTCTGGCAGAGGATGTGGCCACATATGAATTTTCTGAAGTAACTGGCTTCTGA
- a CDS encoding M3 family oligoendopeptidase gives MTATINPLLKDRPVSWEVYQPRYQELLDRELTPETIEAFLLDWSELDRELDQVVHVRSLNADLNTADEEVQNAYLEYLNGIQPHRDVAVSDLRKKLLTVAPAHLPADARLLAKRFEADDRAFHVDSVPLRTQLAELKQQYSQITGGMLIDFRGEQITVPRVEQLLLSPDRQEREEAWKAWQKARLEIAPKLDEVFLKQLKLRQQIHRNSGHANYRDYMWDRYHRFDYTPQDCLDFHETIETEVVPFTLELLEQHRQGLGIEELKPWDFYWRSQMDPQNRPALQPFSTVEELENKTEQVFFSLSPKLGEMFKTLKDRRAMDLGSRENKMSHAYCTTIDTEKLPFVLQNVVGTEGDVSTTLHEFGHAFHAYVSMRTQRLIWNAFSATEFVEVPSMGMELIALDHLTPFYTPQEIQRAKESAIRQSVHNLPWMCYMDAFQHWLYSEAPEDITIEMLDQKSRELLDRFQPQPNWSGFEAEKGKVWQYYHMFNHPFYYIEYALSGLGAVQLWKNHQENPEKTLQQYLEALEPGDSLSVPELYEKCGLNFKFDRQTVHDLMGFLREQLQG, from the coding sequence ATGACCGCCACCATCAACCCCCTCTTGAAAGACCGTCCTGTCAGCTGGGAAGTGTACCAGCCACGTTACCAGGAACTGCTGGACCGTGAACTGACCCCTGAGACCATCGAGGCTTTCCTGCTGGACTGGAGCGAACTGGACCGCGAACTCGATCAGGTGGTCCATGTGCGCAGCCTCAACGCAGACCTCAACACCGCAGATGAAGAAGTGCAAAACGCCTACCTGGAGTACCTCAATGGAATCCAGCCCCATCGGGATGTGGCTGTGTCCGACCTCAGGAAGAAACTGCTGACTGTGGCTCCCGCGCACCTGCCTGCAGATGCCCGTTTGCTGGCAAAGCGTTTTGAGGCAGATGACCGGGCTTTTCATGTGGACAGTGTGCCCCTCAGAACCCAGCTTGCCGAATTGAAACAGCAGTACAGCCAGATCACGGGAGGGATGCTGATTGACTTCCGGGGAGAGCAGATCACGGTGCCCCGGGTGGAACAACTGTTGCTCTCTCCAGACCGCCAGGAGCGTGAAGAGGCCTGGAAAGCCTGGCAAAAAGCCCGTCTGGAGATCGCCCCAAAACTGGACGAGGTGTTCTTGAAGCAACTGAAGTTGCGCCAGCAAATCCACCGCAATTCTGGGCATGCCAACTACCGGGATTACATGTGGGACAGGTACCACCGGTTTGATTACACCCCCCAGGACTGCCTGGATTTCCATGAAACCATTGAAACAGAAGTGGTGCCTTTCACTCTGGAACTGCTGGAACAACACCGCCAGGGTCTGGGCATTGAAGAACTGAAACCCTGGGACTTCTACTGGCGTTCCCAGATGGACCCCCAGAACCGCCCTGCTTTGCAACCTTTCAGCACCGTGGAAGAACTGGAAAACAAAACCGAACAGGTGTTCTTCAGCCTCAGCCCCAAACTGGGCGAGATGTTCAAGACCCTCAAAGACCGCCGTGCCATGGACCTGGGCTCCCGCGAAAACAAGATGAGCCACGCCTACTGCACCACCATCGACACCGAAAAACTGCCGTTCGTGCTGCAAAACGTGGTCGGCACCGAAGGGGATGTGTCCACCACCCTGCACGAATTCGGGCATGCCTTCCATGCTTATGTCAGCATGCGCACCCAGCGCCTGATCTGGAATGCTTTCTCTGCCACCGAGTTTGTGGAGGTGCCCTCCATGGGCATGGAACTGATCGCCCTGGATCACCTGACCCCGTTCTACACGCCGCAAGAAATCCAGCGGGCCAAAGAATCCGCCATCCGGCAGTCGGTGCACAACCTGCCCTGGATGTGCTACATGGACGCCTTCCAGCACTGGCTTTACAGCGAAGCCCCCGAAGACATCACCATTGAAATGCTGGACCAGAAGAGCCGCGAACTGCTGGACCGCTTCCAGCCGCAACCCAACTGGTCAGGTTTCGAAGCCGAAAAAGGCAAGGTGTGGCAGTATTACCACATGTTCAACCACCCCTTTTACTACATCGAGTACGCCCTGAGCGGTCTGGGGGCTGTGCAGCTCTGGAAAAACCACCAGGAAAACCCCGAAAAAACCCTGCAGCAGTACCTGGAAGCCCTGGAACCCGGAGACAGCCTCTCTGTGCCAGAACTCTATGAAAAGTGCGGCCTGAACTTCAAATTTGACCGCCAGACTGTGCATGACCTGATGGGGTTCTTGAGAGAGCAGCTTCAGGGGTAA
- a CDS encoding APH(3') family aminoglycoside O-phosphotransferase: MTFPFPVPDDLQALIRQETWAEVSVGRSGAWVFAADQKFLKVQRVQTADSLQLEQQKLLWLGQHLPVPAVLHFSQQEGHEFLLTSRIAGQDLSVLAIKDREQAVRWFALSLKRWHSLPVQDCPFDRSVKTRLPEARLRLAAGLVDQTGFAEVSPEDMLEQLEQSIPPEDLVLTHGDYCFPNVLYQDGQLSGFVDVGRAGLSDRHTDLTLALWSTQYNCGPGWEEVFWQEYGLEQLDPQKLAYFSALDGFF, from the coding sequence ATGACCTTTCCCTTTCCCGTCCCGGATGACCTGCAAGCCCTGATTCGGCAGGAAACCTGGGCCGAGGTGTCTGTGGGCCGCAGTGGGGCGTGGGTGTTTGCTGCAGACCAGAAGTTTCTCAAAGTGCAACGGGTTCAGACGGCAGATTCACTGCAACTGGAGCAACAGAAACTGCTGTGGCTGGGTCAACATCTGCCTGTTCCCGCAGTGCTGCACTTCAGCCAGCAGGAGGGCCATGAATTCCTGCTGACCTCCAGAATTGCCGGGCAGGACCTGTCTGTTCTGGCGATAAAAGACAGAGAGCAGGCAGTACGCTGGTTTGCACTCAGCCTGAAACGCTGGCACAGTTTGCCCGTTCAGGACTGTCCTTTTGACCGCTCTGTCAAAACCAGACTGCCGGAAGCCAGACTGCGCCTTGCAGCAGGGCTGGTGGATCAAACTGGTTTTGCAGAGGTTTCCCCTGAGGACATGCTGGAACAGCTTGAACAGAGCATCCCCCCTGAAGACCTGGTGCTCACCCATGGGGATTACTGCTTTCCCAACGTGCTTTATCAGGATGGGCAGCTTTCTGGTTTTGTGGATGTGGGACGGGCAGGCCTCAGTGACCGCCACACCGACCTGACCCTGGCTTTGTGGAGCACGCAATACAACTGCGGTCCGGGCTGGGAAGAGGTCTTCTGGCAGGAATATGGATTGGAGCAGCTGGACCCGCAAAAGCTGGCGTATTTCAGTGCACTGGACGGCTTCTTCTGA
- a CDS encoding PAS domain-containing sensor histidine kinase: protein MTLLQPPDLALRWPEHAEDQFAELFAQALRGSKAAVWLQDPQASRGVLKPLGTYGLHGSDLELLESARLDLNEPSLGNRAQQAERIQVMWTRQHSEMGAVEAALMEAYGLDTLFCCALRLPDDTLGLIYAATTASYDPDLGSIIQAAQVAQSLTIGLHRQMLQQQTDQINRRLQQILDRTPDLIVTRTGLVINTVNQACQHLLGYSPEEMIGRPLTDFMHPADRQSSIGMNVKILQGTMVRDYRNRYLHKNGQVVYLSWNTSDEGNGNIISIARDITPQVKQEKLLQETERRFKTVADSAPVLIWMGTANRECQFFNQGWLEFTGRTLQQELGQGWRERVHPEDLEACLETYQVHYGQHNAFELEYRLKRFDGQYRWIVDRGVPRFTEDGMFLGFIGACIDIHDRKLAQGRLEQQEGQLRELMNVQKRFVADAAHELRTPLTAIQGNLDILMRYQNIPEDDQREIIWDVQREATRLGRLVNDMLQLARGDAGIEFQEEEVSLTGVMLEVWREMERLQIGHHLQLHDLEEVQVVGDRDRLKQLLLILLENAFKYTPLGGRVDVSLKKHPTLAELRIADNGVGIAPEDLERVFERFYRADQSRHRGEDPGGTGLGLPIARWIVEGHGGHIWIESELGQGTAVVVQLPLEGGLQV from the coding sequence ATGACATTATTACAACCTCCAGACCTTGCCCTGCGCTGGCCTGAACATGCAGAAGACCAGTTCGCAGAACTGTTTGCCCAGGCGTTGCGGGGCAGCAAGGCTGCGGTGTGGCTGCAGGATCCACAGGCTTCCAGAGGGGTGCTCAAGCCCCTGGGGACTTATGGTTTGCACGGATCAGACCTTGAGTTGCTGGAATCTGCACGCCTTGACCTCAATGAACCTTCTCTGGGAAACCGTGCCCAGCAGGCGGAGCGCATTCAGGTGATGTGGACCCGCCAGCACAGTGAAATGGGCGCAGTGGAAGCTGCATTGATGGAGGCTTATGGCCTGGACACCCTGTTCTGCTGTGCCCTCAGGCTGCCAGACGATACCCTGGGGCTCATTTACGCTGCCACCACAGCGTCCTATGATCCAGATCTGGGCTCGATCATTCAGGCGGCGCAGGTGGCCCAGTCCCTGACCATTGGATTGCACCGCCAGATGTTGCAGCAGCAAACCGACCAGATCAACCGCCGTTTGCAGCAGATTCTGGACCGCACCCCAGATTTGATTGTTACCCGCACGGGGCTGGTGATCAACACTGTGAATCAGGCCTGTCAGCACCTGCTGGGGTACAGCCCCGAAGAGATGATCGGGCGTCCGCTCACCGATTTCATGCATCCTGCAGACCGCCAGTCTTCCATTGGCATGAATGTGAAAATCCTGCAGGGCACCATGGTGCGGGATTACCGCAACCGGTACCTGCACAAGAATGGGCAGGTGGTTTACCTGTCCTGGAACACTTCGGACGAGGGGAACGGCAACATCATCTCCATTGCCCGCGACATCACCCCCCAGGTCAAACAGGAAAAACTGCTTCAGGAAACCGAACGGCGTTTCAAAACCGTGGCAGACAGCGCTCCGGTTCTGATCTGGATGGGCACGGCAAACCGGGAATGCCAGTTTTTCAACCAGGGCTGGCTGGAATTCACCGGGCGCACCTTGCAGCAGGAACTGGGTCAGGGCTGGCGTGAAAGGGTGCACCCCGAGGACCTGGAGGCCTGCCTGGAAACGTACCAGGTTCATTATGGACAGCACAATGCATTCGAGCTGGAATACCGCCTGAAGCGCTTTGATGGACAGTACCGCTGGATTGTGGACCGTGGGGTGCCCCGCTTCACCGAAGATGGCATGTTTCTGGGCTTCATTGGGGCCTGCATTGACATCCATGACCGCAAGCTGGCCCAGGGCAGGCTGGAGCAGCAAGAAGGCCAGTTGCGGGAACTGATGAACGTGCAAAAACGCTTTGTGGCGGATGCCGCCCACGAACTGCGGACCCCTTTAACGGCCATTCAGGGCAACCTCGACATCCTGATGCGCTACCAGAACATCCCTGAAGACGACCAGAGGGAAATCATCTGGGATGTGCAGCGGGAAGCCACCCGTCTGGGAAGGCTGGTCAACGACATGTTGCAACTGGCCCGTGGAGACGCTGGCATAGAGTTCCAGGAAGAAGAGGTGAGCCTGACCGGGGTGATGCTGGAGGTCTGGCGTGAAATGGAACGTCTGCAGATCGGGCATCATTTGCAACTGCATGACCTGGAGGAAGTGCAGGTGGTGGGAGACCGCGACCGTCTGAAGCAACTGCTGCTGATCCTGCTGGAAAATGCTTTCAAATACACCCCGCTGGGAGGCCGGGTGGATGTCTCCCTGAAAAAGCACCCCACGCTGGCTGAGCTGCGCATTGCAGACAATGGGGTGGGCATTGCCCCTGAAGACCTGGAAAGGGTGTTTGAGCGTTTTTACCGTGCAGACCAGAGCCGTCATCGTGGAGAGGATCCTGGTGGGACCGGACTGGGCTTGCCCATTGCCCGCTGGATTGTGGAAGGCCATGGGGGTCACATCTGGATTGAAAGCGAGCTGGGTCAGGGCACGGCGGTGGTGGTGCAGTTGCCTCTGGAAGGTGGGCTTCAGGTTTAG